The following coding sequences are from one Streptomyces venezuelae window:
- a CDS encoding malonic semialdehyde reductase, whose product MSELALHPTAQDLLFREARTANAFTAEPVTEAQIQAVYDLVKYAPTAYNQSPLRVVLVRSTEGTARLGELMDDGNRAKTLAAPLVAILAADNEFHEELPSLLPHFPQAKDLFFAERPVREESAYLNATLQAAYFILGVRAAGLAAGPMTGFDFPGVQKEFLDDDHTPLMVVNIGRPAPDAWYPRSPRLAYDQVVTTV is encoded by the coding sequence ATGTCCGAGCTGGCCCTCCACCCCACCGCCCAGGACCTCCTCTTCCGCGAGGCCCGCACCGCCAACGCCTTCACCGCGGAGCCGGTGACCGAGGCGCAGATCCAGGCGGTGTACGACCTGGTCAAGTACGCGCCGACCGCCTACAACCAGTCGCCGCTGCGGGTCGTCCTGGTCCGCTCGACCGAGGGCACGGCGCGGCTCGGGGAGCTCATGGACGACGGCAACCGGGCGAAGACCCTGGCCGCCCCGCTCGTCGCGATACTCGCCGCGGACAACGAGTTCCACGAGGAACTGCCGTCACTGCTCCCGCACTTCCCGCAGGCCAAGGACCTCTTCTTCGCCGAACGCCCGGTCCGTGAGGAGTCGGCGTACCTGAACGCGACGCTCCAGGCGGCGTACTTCATCCTCGGCGTGCGCGCGGCGGGGCTCGCGGCCGGGCCGATGACGGGGTTCGACTTCCCCGGCGTACAGAAGGAGTTCCTCGACGACGACCACACGCCGCTGATGGTCGTGAACATCGGCCGCCCGGCTCCGGACGCCTGGTACCCGCGCTCGCCGCGCCTCGCCTACGACCAGGTCGTCACGACCGTCTGA
- a CDS encoding response regulator — MTSPVRVLLADDQTLVRAAFAMLVDSAPDMEVVGQAGTGRAAVDLARSERADLVVMDIRMPDLDGIEATRLLAADEDLAGVKVLMLTTYDTDEHVVDALRAGASGFLVKDTKPAELLDAIRTVAAGDSLLSPGPTARLIARVLRAPDTGVPVAGGPDGLSERERQVLRLVARGLNNQEVADTLGLSPLTAKTHVSRIMGKLGARDRAQLVIIAYESGLVAPGSVVSP, encoded by the coding sequence GTGACGTCGCCTGTCCGCGTACTGCTCGCCGACGACCAGACGCTGGTGCGGGCCGCGTTCGCGATGCTCGTCGACTCGGCGCCCGACATGGAGGTCGTGGGGCAGGCGGGTACGGGGCGCGCGGCGGTCGACCTGGCCCGCTCCGAACGCGCCGACCTCGTCGTCATGGACATCCGCATGCCCGACCTCGACGGCATCGAGGCGACACGGCTGCTCGCCGCCGACGAGGACCTGGCGGGCGTGAAGGTCCTGATGCTGACCACGTACGACACGGACGAGCACGTCGTCGACGCGCTGCGCGCGGGCGCGTCCGGGTTTCTGGTCAAGGACACCAAGCCGGCCGAACTCCTCGACGCCATCCGTACGGTGGCGGCCGGCGACTCGCTCCTGTCGCCGGGCCCCACGGCCCGGCTGATCGCCCGTGTGCTGCGGGCGCCGGACACCGGGGTGCCCGTCGCGGGCGGGCCCGACGGGCTCTCGGAGCGGGAGCGGCAGGTGCTGCGGCTCGTCGCGCGCGGTCTGAACAACCAGGAGGTGGCCGACACGCTCGGCCTCAGCCCGCTGACGGCGAAGACGCACGTCAGCCGCATCATGGGGAAGCTCGGCGCACGCGACAGGGCCCAACTCGTCATCATCGCGTACGAGTCGGGCCTGGTCGCGCCGGGATCGGTGGTCTCGCCCTGA
- a CDS encoding ABC transporter ATP-binding protein — translation MTTPEPPIVELDNVHVVHKARSGGLLSRDHVYALTEATVALAPGETVGIVGESGCGKSTLAKVLVGAQRPTEGTVSFRGRDLWTMPPAERRSSIGTGTGMIFQDPSTALNRRLPVARILRDPLDVHGRGTPKERNERVRELMSLVGLPKSLADGLPGQLSGGQRQRVAIARALALEPDLVVADEPTSALDVSVRAQILNLLLDLKERLGLALVFVSHDIQTVRRMSDRVVTMYLGRIVEESPAGESLTHARHPYTRALFSATPGLLDPIDPIPLVGPVPSATRPPSGCPFRTRCWKADEVCATAMPENRRAGEGHLFRCFHPVAEGESTHDLVTQAAATATAPVPHSGDTPREHP, via the coding sequence ATGACGACCCCCGAACCCCCCATCGTGGAACTGGACAACGTGCACGTGGTGCACAAGGCCCGCTCGGGAGGCCTCCTCTCCCGCGACCACGTGTACGCCCTGACAGAAGCAACCGTGGCCCTCGCCCCCGGCGAGACCGTAGGCATCGTCGGCGAGTCCGGCTGCGGCAAGTCGACCCTCGCGAAGGTCCTCGTCGGCGCCCAGCGCCCCACCGAGGGCACCGTGTCGTTCCGGGGCCGCGACCTGTGGACGATGCCTCCGGCCGAGCGCCGCTCCTCCATCGGGACCGGCACCGGCATGATCTTCCAGGACCCGTCGACCGCCCTGAACCGCCGCCTCCCGGTGGCCCGGATCCTGCGGGACCCCCTCGACGTACACGGACGGGGCACCCCGAAGGAGAGAAACGAACGCGTGCGGGAGTTGATGTCGCTGGTCGGTCTGCCGAAGAGCCTCGCGGACGGCCTCCCGGGGCAGCTGTCCGGCGGGCAGCGCCAGCGCGTCGCCATCGCCCGCGCCCTCGCGCTCGAACCCGACCTCGTGGTCGCCGACGAGCCGACGAGCGCCCTCGACGTGTCCGTGCGCGCCCAGATCCTCAACCTGCTCCTGGACCTGAAGGAGCGTCTGGGACTCGCGCTCGTCTTCGTGTCCCACGACATCCAGACGGTACGCAGGATGAGCGACCGCGTCGTCACGATGTACCTGGGCCGGATCGTCGAGGAGTCGCCGGCCGGCGAGAGCCTGACCCACGCCCGCCATCCGTACACGCGCGCCCTGTTCTCCGCCACACCGGGGCTGCTCGACCCCATCGACCCGATCCCGCTCGTCGGTCCCGTGCCGTCGGCGACCCGGCCGCCGAGCGGCTGCCCGTTCCGCACCCGCTGCTGGAAGGCGGACGAGGTGTGCGCCACCGCGATGCCGGAGAACCGGCGGGCGGGCGAAGGACACCTGTTCCGCTGTTTCCATCCCGTCGCCGAGGGGGAATCGACCCACGACCTCGTCACCCAGGCCGCCGCCACGGCCACCGCCCCTGTCCCGCACAGCGGCGACACCCCCAGGGAGCACCCATGA
- a CDS encoding ABC transporter substrate-binding protein translates to MCRAVLPGRRSFLKYTGALGAAAAVTTTLSACSAGPESTNETGGGGQGGDATLTAVIGYGNDGSWDPTQTASAFAMAGNEHIYEGLLGTDPISREPYAALATELPNDPKATTWKFTLRPGAKWHDGKPVTADDVVFVFERILDPKTQTLAKGFFAGWLKEVRKTGATSVELILRFPFPDGVARLSLAKIMPKHVFSKPGAWDDATKGKAVGSGPYTMASHHPKSNTTFEAFGDYNGPRKAAFKKMNWLTIVDAAPRVAKISGGSAEAEIADNIPYANIGQLKKSGMTVEGGAGMNNLFLLFNTAHKPFDDVRVRQALHYAIDRDKMIRAALKGHGRAATSFLNESNPTYRPARTVYAYDLEKAKKLLDDAGVGKLSVNLMAVNVSWIVDCLPTIQDGWEKLGVDVTLDPQETTAVFTKLDQKKDFQVVAAASNPNQFGLDADLIMHYNYGPENIWMGYARWADNAVAKKLFRDMDQATREPEASKKRAMIQDYIDTVAQQAVLYPVVHNELMTAWDPKRITGVKAQPYPGINLLQAKWV, encoded by the coding sequence ATGTGCCGTGCCGTCCTGCCGGGACGACGGTCCTTCCTCAAGTACACGGGTGCGCTGGGCGCCGCCGCCGCCGTCACCACCACGCTCTCCGCCTGCTCCGCGGGGCCCGAGTCCACCAACGAGACCGGGGGCGGCGGGCAGGGCGGGGACGCGACGCTCACCGCTGTCATCGGGTACGGGAACGACGGCAGCTGGGATCCGACCCAGACCGCGTCCGCCTTCGCGATGGCCGGGAACGAGCACATCTACGAGGGGCTCCTCGGGACCGATCCGATCAGCCGTGAGCCGTACGCCGCGCTCGCCACCGAGCTCCCGAACGACCCGAAGGCGACGACGTGGAAGTTCACGCTGCGCCCGGGGGCCAAGTGGCACGACGGGAAGCCCGTCACCGCCGACGACGTCGTGTTCGTCTTCGAACGGATCCTCGACCCCAAGACCCAGACCCTCGCCAAGGGCTTCTTCGCGGGGTGGCTCAAGGAGGTGCGGAAGACCGGCGCCACGTCCGTCGAGCTGATCCTCAGGTTTCCGTTCCCCGACGGCGTCGCCCGGCTCTCCCTCGCCAAGATCATGCCGAAGCACGTCTTCTCGAAGCCGGGCGCCTGGGACGACGCGACCAAGGGCAAGGCCGTCGGCTCCGGGCCGTACACGATGGCCTCGCACCACCCGAAGTCGAACACGACCTTCGAGGCCTTCGGCGACTACAACGGACCCCGCAAGGCCGCGTTCAAGAAGATGAACTGGCTGACCATCGTGGACGCCGCGCCCCGCGTCGCGAAGATCTCCGGCGGCAGCGCCGAGGCGGAGATCGCCGACAACATCCCGTACGCCAACATCGGGCAGCTGAAGAAGAGCGGGATGACCGTCGAGGGCGGAGCCGGGATGAACAACCTGTTTCTGTTGTTCAACACCGCGCACAAACCGTTCGACGACGTCCGCGTCCGGCAGGCCCTGCACTACGCCATAGACCGCGACAAGATGATCCGGGCCGCCCTCAAGGGGCACGGCAGAGCGGCGACCTCGTTCCTCAACGAGTCCAACCCCACCTACCGGCCCGCCAGGACCGTGTACGCGTACGACCTGGAGAAGGCGAAGAAGCTGCTCGACGACGCCGGTGTCGGCAAGCTCAGCGTCAACCTCATGGCCGTCAACGTGAGCTGGATCGTCGACTGTCTGCCCACCATCCAGGACGGCTGGGAGAAGCTCGGCGTCGACGTCACCCTCGACCCTCAGGAAACCACCGCCGTCTTCACCAAGCTCGACCAGAAGAAGGACTTCCAGGTAGTCGCCGCCGCCTCCAACCCCAACCAGTTCGGGCTCGACGCCGACCTGATCATGCACTACAACTACGGCCCCGAGAACATCTGGATGGGCTACGCGCGCTGGGCCGACAACGCTGTCGCGAAGAAACTCTTCCGGGACATGGACCAGGCCACCCGCGAACCCGAGGCGTCGAAGAAGCGGGCGATGATCCAGGACTACATCGACACCGTCGCCCAGCAGGCCGTGCTCTATCCGGTCGTGCACAACGAGCTCATGACGGCGTGGGACCCGAAGAGGATCACCGGCGTCAAGGCCCAGCCCTATCCGGGGATCAATCTGCTGCAGGCCAAGTGGGTATGA
- a CDS encoding dipeptide/oligopeptide/nickel ABC transporter permease/ATP-binding protein: MTHTQPRSRKALAERLSVPGIRLRSLRKLPVLSRVAVGVVALVVLVALFAPLLAPHDPLDQQPQAGGTGAPSADHWMGQDSLGRDILSRLMYGARWSLAIGLGATLLALVAGAVIGAVAATSRKAVDETLMRCLDVVMAFPGIALAAVLVAVFGGGITVLICAIAFLFTPPIARVVRANVLDQYGEDYVVAERVVGARTPHILVRHVAVNCAAPILVFCTVQVAEAIVFEASLSFIGAGVRPPDPSWGSVIADGKNMVLIGGWWATVFPGLLMLITVLALNVLSEGVSDAWAAPSTREVTGTDRDRDRLEAPEPGSGRVLELPGLTRAAHRLRSRARPLPTGAPVLAVTGLTISFPQRHGGVDIVDGISFDVRPGEVLGLVGESGCGKSLTALTVMGLEPKGARVGGRVVFDGQDLTALPMRARRRLLGHDMAMIYQDALSSLNPAMTVRSQLKQVVRRGGRRTAPELLELVGLDPDRTLRSYPHELSGGQRQRVLIAMALSRDPKLIVADEPTTALDVTVQAQIIQLLLRLREELGFALILVSHDLALVADVTDRVVVMYGGQIVETGVTADMVESPAHHYTRGLLGSVLSLESAAQRLTQIKGVVPSPADFPPGCRFADRCPLASEVCRETPPRLAGTPSHSTACHHPAGGFSGAPPGGLSGARGTARQATTDREPT; encoded by the coding sequence TTGACGCACACCCAGCCGAGGTCCCGGAAGGCGCTCGCCGAACGGCTCTCCGTGCCCGGCATCCGCCTCCGCTCCCTGCGCAAGCTCCCCGTCCTCTCCCGCGTCGCGGTCGGCGTCGTCGCCCTCGTCGTCCTCGTGGCGCTCTTCGCGCCGCTCCTCGCCCCGCACGACCCGCTCGACCAGCAGCCCCAGGCCGGCGGCACCGGCGCGCCCTCCGCCGATCACTGGATGGGCCAGGACAGCCTGGGCCGCGACATCCTCAGCCGACTGATGTACGGGGCACGCTGGTCCCTCGCCATCGGGCTCGGCGCGACCCTGCTCGCGCTCGTCGCGGGCGCCGTCATCGGCGCGGTCGCGGCGACCTCCCGCAAGGCCGTCGACGAGACGCTGATGCGCTGCCTGGACGTCGTCATGGCGTTCCCCGGCATCGCGCTGGCCGCCGTGCTCGTCGCCGTGTTCGGCGGCGGCATCACCGTCCTGATCTGCGCCATCGCCTTCCTGTTCACGCCGCCGATCGCACGGGTCGTACGCGCCAACGTCCTCGACCAGTACGGCGAGGACTACGTCGTCGCCGAACGCGTCGTCGGCGCCCGTACCCCGCACATCCTCGTCCGCCACGTCGCCGTCAACTGCGCCGCGCCCATCCTGGTCTTCTGCACCGTGCAGGTCGCCGAGGCCATCGTCTTCGAGGCGTCGCTCTCCTTCATCGGGGCGGGCGTACGGCCGCCCGACCCGTCCTGGGGCAGCGTCATCGCGGACGGCAAGAACATGGTCCTCATCGGCGGCTGGTGGGCCACCGTCTTCCCCGGCCTCCTCATGCTGATCACCGTCCTCGCCCTGAACGTCCTCTCCGAAGGCGTCTCCGACGCGTGGGCCGCCCCCTCCACCCGCGAGGTCACCGGCACGGACCGCGACCGGGACCGCCTGGAGGCCCCCGAACCCGGCAGCGGACGCGTCCTCGAACTGCCCGGCCTGACCCGGGCCGCCCACCGCCTCCGCTCCCGCGCCCGGCCCCTCCCCACCGGCGCCCCGGTCCTCGCCGTCACCGGGCTCACCATCTCCTTCCCGCAGCGCCACGGGGGCGTCGACATCGTCGACGGGATCAGCTTCGACGTCCGGCCCGGTGAAGTCCTCGGCCTCGTCGGCGAGTCGGGCTGCGGCAAGTCCCTGACCGCGCTCACCGTGATGGGCCTGGAGCCGAAGGGGGCCCGGGTCGGCGGCCGCGTCGTCTTCGACGGACAGGACCTGACCGCCCTGCCGATGCGCGCCCGGCGCCGGCTGCTCGGCCACGACATGGCGATGATCTACCAGGACGCCCTGTCCTCGCTGAACCCCGCGATGACGGTCCGCTCGCAGCTCAAACAGGTCGTACGGCGAGGTGGCCGCCGCACGGCACCGGAACTCCTCGAACTGGTCGGCCTGGACCCCGACCGCACCCTGCGCAGCTACCCGCACGAACTCTCCGGCGGCCAGCGTCAGCGCGTCCTGATCGCCATGGCCCTCTCCCGCGACCCGAAACTGATCGTCGCCGACGAGCCGACGACCGCGCTCGACGTCACCGTGCAGGCACAGATCATCCAGCTCCTGCTGCGGCTGCGCGAGGAGCTGGGCTTCGCGCTGATCCTCGTCTCGCACGACCTCGCGCTCGTCGCCGACGTCACCGACCGGGTGGTGGTGATGTATGGCGGACAGATCGTCGAGACGGGCGTGACGGCGGACATGGTGGAGTCCCCCGCCCACCACTACACGCGGGGCCTGCTCGGCTCGGTGCTGTCCCTGGAGTCGGCGGCGCAACGCCTCACGCAGATCAAGGGCGTGGTCCCGTCCCCGGCGGACTTCCCCCCGGGCTGCAGATTCGCGGACCGCTGCCCGCTGGCGAGCGAGGTGTGTCGCGAGACGCCGCCGCGGCTGGCGGGCACACCGTCACACTCCACGGCATGCCACCACCCGGCGGGGGGCTTTTCAGGGGCGCCTCCGGGGGGCCTTTCAGGGGCGCGGGGAACTGCGCGACAAGCCACGACGGACCGAGAGCCGACATGA
- a CDS encoding MarR family winged helix-turn-helix transcriptional regulator: MGDVVDAVIDQWVAERPDLAEALWPVELFGRIQRLGLLVDRTVKATAAQHGLDVGEFDVLTTLQRSGPPYALTAGTFLKASMVSSGTITNRIDKMEAKGLVVRVRDGEDRRTVKIRLTERGHEVTRAAFADHLANYARVLGEVDRELVENAADGLRQVLEALGDTSLK, from the coding sequence ATGGGTGACGTCGTGGACGCGGTCATCGACCAGTGGGTCGCGGAACGCCCCGACCTGGCGGAAGCCCTCTGGCCGGTCGAGCTCTTCGGGCGCATCCAGCGACTGGGTCTGCTGGTCGACAGGACGGTCAAGGCCACGGCCGCCCAGCACGGCCTGGATGTCGGGGAGTTCGACGTCCTGACCACGCTGCAGCGCTCGGGCCCGCCCTACGCCCTCACCGCCGGAACCTTCCTCAAGGCCTCCATGGTGTCCTCCGGCACCATCACCAACCGCATCGACAAGATGGAGGCCAAGGGCCTGGTCGTGCGGGTGCGCGACGGCGAGGACCGGCGCACCGTCAAGATCCGCCTCACCGAGCGCGGCCACGAGGTCACCCGTGCCGCCTTCGCCGACCACCTGGCGAACTATGCGCGGGTGCTCGGCGAGGTGGACCGCGAACTGGTCGAGAACGCGGCGGACGGACTGCGGCAGGTGCTGGAAGCGCTCGGCGACACGTCGCTGAAGTAA
- a CDS encoding ABC transporter permease, protein MTAVLRILARRVALLVPLLLGIVLFVFLVMRFSDVDPASAFFQGANPTPEQLHQFREENGLLDPLPVRYLAFVGDLLQGDLGISVLNRAPVVDQIATALPLTMQLTFLGLGIAVVLSLSLGITAAIYRDRLPDQLIRVVSLTGVAAPGFWLALLMIQYLAVDLGWFPTGGYINPADSFTGWLKTMTLPALALSLPVAAGLTRIIRTAVVEELDKDYVRTAIGNGLPPVVVVGRNVLRNALINPLTVLGLRVGYLLGGAVVIETIFSLPGMGKLMIDAVKNGDPAVVQGVVITTAVGFVVVNLVIDVLYLLVNPRLRGTS, encoded by the coding sequence GTGACCGCTGTCCTCAGAATCCTGGCCCGCCGCGTCGCCCTGCTCGTGCCGCTGCTGCTCGGCATCGTGCTCTTCGTCTTCCTCGTGATGCGCTTCTCCGACGTCGACCCGGCGTCCGCGTTCTTCCAGGGCGCCAACCCCACCCCCGAGCAGCTCCACCAGTTCCGGGAGGAGAACGGGCTCCTCGACCCGCTGCCCGTCCGCTACCTCGCCTTCGTCGGCGACCTGCTCCAGGGCGACCTGGGCATCAGCGTCCTCAACCGCGCCCCCGTCGTCGACCAGATCGCCACCGCGCTGCCCCTCACCATGCAGCTCACCTTCCTCGGCCTCGGCATCGCCGTGGTCCTCTCCCTCTCCCTCGGCATCACCGCCGCCATCTACCGCGACCGGCTGCCGGACCAGCTGATCCGCGTCGTCTCCCTCACCGGCGTCGCCGCGCCCGGCTTCTGGCTGGCGCTGCTGATGATCCAGTACCTGGCCGTCGACCTCGGCTGGTTCCCGACCGGCGGCTACATCAACCCCGCCGACTCCTTCACCGGCTGGCTCAAGACCATGACGCTGCCCGCTCTCGCGCTCTCCCTGCCCGTGGCCGCGGGCCTCACCCGCATCATCCGCACCGCCGTGGTCGAGGAGCTCGACAAGGACTACGTCCGCACGGCCATCGGCAACGGCCTGCCCCCGGTGGTCGTCGTCGGCCGCAACGTCCTGCGCAACGCCCTCATCAACCCGCTCACCGTGCTCGGCCTGCGCGTCGGCTACCTGCTCGGCGGGGCGGTCGTCATCGAGACGATCTTCTCGCTGCCCGGCATGGGGAAGCTGATGATCGACGCCGTCAAGAACGGCGACCCGGCCGTCGTGCAGGGCGTCGTCATCACCACCGCCGTCGGCTTCGTGGTCGTGAACCTCGTCATCGACGTCCTCTACCTGCTGGTCAACCCACGCCTGAGGGGGACGAGTTGA
- a CDS encoding MFS transporter, translated as MSSTPATTHTAPTSVHTATATPRQVPALWLALLAAPVAAGANSAVLILPDMAGSLGVRTADATWLVTVFAWAMAVGTPLMAGLLRRRGLGAALGLSAALIVAGTAVLAAAPWLPLAMAARAAQAAGGAGLVTAAMSLAGSVRRMGVITAGFGTVGAVGPLLGSTVADAASWRVALSAGAVALLALPAVMRRADLSAPSRSAPFDGRGAVLLVLTVTSLVLVPRHPLPAVAAALVSAALLALHVRARPTGFVPAALLRSRVFVLSAALACTLATSYFALLFTVPQLLRDRTDWSSSTIGTYQLVALLVGSALSMALAAAAARMTRPRVLAILLAFGAAAPLTAVFTPWAPLLLLVATLAVFTTSAGQATLAVYATAATPAAQRPTAIGLFSLCYQLGGAFGPAVAAAVALS; from the coding sequence ATGTCCTCGACCCCAGCGACCACCCACACCGCCCCCACATCCGTCCACACAGCCACCGCCACCCCGCGCCAAGTCCCCGCCCTCTGGCTCGCGTTGCTCGCCGCGCCGGTCGCCGCCGGGGCCAACAGCGCCGTTCTGATCCTTCCCGACATGGCGGGGTCGCTCGGCGTCCGCACGGCCGACGCGACCTGGCTCGTCACCGTCTTCGCCTGGGCCATGGCCGTCGGCACCCCGCTCATGGCGGGCCTGCTGCGCCGCAGGGGTCTCGGCGCCGCCCTCGGGCTGAGCGCCGCGCTGATCGTGGCCGGCACCGCGGTGCTCGCCGCGGCGCCCTGGCTGCCACTGGCCATGGCGGCCCGGGCGGCGCAGGCCGCGGGCGGTGCGGGCCTGGTCACCGCGGCGATGAGCCTGGCGGGCTCGGTCCGCAGGATGGGGGTGATCACCGCGGGGTTCGGGACGGTCGGTGCGGTCGGGCCGCTGCTCGGCTCCACGGTCGCGGACGCGGCGTCCTGGCGGGTGGCCCTGTCCGCGGGAGCGGTCGCCCTGCTCGCGCTGCCCGCGGTCATGCGCCGCGCCGACCTGTCGGCACCGTCCCGCTCCGCCCCGTTCGACGGCCGGGGCGCCGTTCTGCTCGTCCTGACGGTGACGTCCCTGGTGCTCGTCCCGCGCCACCCGCTGCCCGCGGTCGCCGCCGCGCTGGTGTCCGCCGCCCTTCTCGCCCTGCACGTCCGCGCACGCCCCACCGGCTTCGTGCCCGCCGCGCTCCTGCGCTCCCGCGTGTTCGTCCTGTCGGCCGCGCTGGCCTGCACCCTCGCGACCTCGTACTTCGCGCTGCTCTTCACCGTCCCGCAGCTGCTGCGCGACCGCACCGACTGGTCGTCGTCCACGATCGGCACCTACCAGCTGGTCGCGCTCCTCGTGGGGTCGGCGCTGTCCATGGCACTGGCGGCTGCCGCCGCCCGGATGACCCGCCCGCGGGTCCTGGCGATCCTGCTCGCCTTCGGCGCCGCCGCACCGCTCACCGCGGTGTTCACCCCGTGGGCGCCACTGCTCCTGCTCGTCGCGACGCTCGCCGTCTTCACCACCAGCGCGGGCCAGGCGACGCTCGCGGTGTACGCCACTGCCGCCACGCCCGCCGCGCAACGCCCCACCGCCATCGGCCTGTTCAGCCTCTGCTACCAGCTGGGCGGCGCCTTCGGCCCGGCCGTCGCCGCCGCCGTCGCCCTGAGCTGA
- a CDS encoding dihydrodipicolinate synthase family protein, protein MTMSAPPTGVVPPVCTPLTPDREVDVPSLVRLVDHLVTAGVDGLFVLGSTSEVAYLTDRQRTLVVETVVRRAGGRLPVLAGAIDMTTPRVLDRARAVTEAGADAVVVTAPFYTRTHPAEIARHFRLVAQGCGVPVVAYDIPMAVHTKLPAELVLELAGDGVLAGLKDSSGDEGAFRRVVLGKRAEPGLAGFGVLTGSELTVDSALAMGADGVVPGLGNVDPEGYVRLLRACREGDWERARAEQERLCGLFGMVTAGDPTRMGGSSAALGAFKAALHLRGVIDCPATAEPQIPLSAAETERVGKHLATAGLL, encoded by the coding sequence ATGACCATGTCCGCCCCGCCGACCGGTGTCGTCCCGCCCGTCTGCACGCCCCTGACACCGGACCGCGAGGTGGACGTCCCCTCCCTCGTCCGGCTCGTCGACCACCTGGTCACGGCCGGGGTCGACGGTCTCTTCGTGCTCGGCTCCACCTCCGAGGTCGCGTACCTGACGGACCGGCAGCGCACCCTCGTCGTCGAGACGGTCGTCCGCCGTGCGGGCGGACGGCTCCCCGTCCTGGCCGGGGCCATCGACATGACCACGCCGCGCGTCCTCGACCGCGCGCGGGCCGTCACCGAGGCGGGCGCGGACGCGGTCGTCGTCACCGCGCCCTTCTACACACGGACCCACCCGGCCGAGATCGCCCGGCACTTCCGGCTCGTCGCGCAGGGCTGCGGGGTGCCTGTCGTCGCGTACGACATTCCGATGGCGGTGCACACCAAGCTGCCCGCGGAGCTGGTCCTGGAGCTGGCCGGGGACGGCGTCCTCGCGGGCCTGAAGGACTCCAGCGGCGACGAGGGCGCGTTCCGGCGCGTGGTCCTCGGCAAGCGGGCGGAGCCGGGACTCGCGGGGTTCGGTGTCCTGACCGGGTCGGAGCTGACGGTCGACTCGGCGCTCGCGATGGGCGCGGACGGCGTCGTGCCGGGGCTCGGGAACGTCGACCCGGAGGGGTACGTACGGCTCTTGCGCGCTTGCCGGGAGGGTGACTGGGAGCGGGCGCGGGCCGAACAGGAGCGGCTGTGCGGCCTCTTCGGGATGGTGACGGCGGGCGACCCGACGCGGATGGGCGGCAGTTCCGCGGCGCTCGGCGCGTTCAAGGCGGCGCTGCACCTGCGCGGCGTCATCGACTGCCCGGCCACGGCGGAGCCGCAGATCCCGCTGTCGGCGGCGGAGACGGAGCGGGTGGGCAAGCACCTGGCGACGGCGGGGCTGCTGTGA